A portion of the Chromobacterium sp. IIBBL 290-4 genome contains these proteins:
- a CDS encoding L,D-transpeptidase: MWKRLSWLMLGWGLAAPGLAEVMPVPDVTVGPAGRHLVLNLPQARLFLYQDGKLARIFPVAVGKMLTQTPIGSFDITGIYKAPAWHVPKSIQDEMKRNGKPVQTVVPPGPDNPLGPVFVRFGESKLGLGFHGTNAPASVPGFRSHGCVRMKNNDALELAGTVSRGDAVTVAYQTILLNEDQNGDLWLTIYRNHYKQDDPSMPYLAQTLLDWQRQHRIALYGKRVDDALKSRNGKPVCLSCKKAVAGINGELTAVPWLSHLNLPQPLPASGPVEDERQPGPPLSQRGRAGVKAG, encoded by the coding sequence ATGTGGAAGCGGTTGTCGTGGCTGATGCTGGGATGGGGCCTGGCGGCGCCCGGACTGGCGGAGGTGATGCCGGTTCCCGATGTGACAGTGGGCCCGGCGGGGCGGCATTTGGTGTTGAATTTGCCGCAGGCGCGGCTGTTTTTGTATCAGGACGGCAAGCTGGCGCGGATCTTCCCGGTGGCGGTGGGCAAGATGCTGACCCAGACGCCCATCGGCAGTTTCGACATCACCGGCATCTACAAAGCGCCGGCATGGCATGTGCCCAAGTCCATCCAGGATGAGATGAAGCGCAACGGCAAGCCGGTGCAGACCGTGGTGCCGCCGGGCCCGGACAATCCGCTGGGGCCGGTTTTCGTCCGTTTCGGCGAGAGCAAGCTGGGGCTGGGGTTTCATGGCACCAATGCGCCTGCCTCGGTGCCGGGCTTCCGCAGCCATGGCTGCGTCCGGATGAAAAACAATGATGCGTTGGAGCTGGCGGGCACGGTGAGCCGGGGCGACGCCGTGACTGTCGCCTATCAAACCATTCTGCTGAATGAAGATCAGAACGGCGATCTATGGCTGACCATCTATCGCAACCATTACAAGCAGGATGATCCCTCCATGCCGTATCTGGCGCAGACCTTGCTGGATTGGCAGCGGCAGCACCGGATCGCGCTGTACGGCAAGCGGGTGGACGATGCCTTGAAATCGCGCAATGGCAAACCGGTCTGTTTGAGCTGCAAGAAAGCCGTCGCCGGCATCAATGGCGAATTGACCGCCGTGCCGTGGCTTTCGCACCTGAACCTGCCGCAGCCGCTGCCGGCATCGGGCCCGGTGGAGGATGAGCGCCAGCCAGGGCCGCCGCTGAGCCAGCGCGGCCGCGCCGGCGTCAAGGCGGGATGA
- the rlmD gene encoding 23S rRNA (uracil(1939)-C(5))-methyltransferase RlmD — protein sequence MTHPKTIALVESLDHEGRGVAHVDGKTIFIDGALPYEKVIYSSYRKKPSYENAQTSAVLKESFMRAEPRCPHFGVCGGCSMQHVEFTAQVAIKQRVLEDNLNRIGRVKAERILTPIAGPAWHYRHRARMSARMVAKKGGVLVGFHEKSSSYIAEMRECHILPKHISDLIMPLREMIATLSISQRMPQVEVAVGDKLDILVFRNMDDITEADFAILKAFSDRHGSAERPLQIWLQPKGPETCYPIYPLDAPKLTYSMPEYAVEMPYYPTEFTQVNPQINAVMVARALKFLDPQPGERIADMFCGIGNFTLPIARSGAVVHGMEGSQPLVKRAVENATHNQLQDRVSYEMANLFEVTEESFAALGQFDKMLVDPPRDGAVQLLKAITEDTAPKRIVYVSCNPATLARDAGILVNTKGYTLKAAGIINMFPHTAHVESVAWFEKTSPCKTRKEVEEFEAIEAAEREAAKAARLAEENAEKAKKAAEQAEKAAAKEARRAHYFAEKARRDSEDASAQA from the coding sequence ATGACGCACCCAAAGACTATTGCCCTGGTCGAATCGCTGGATCACGAAGGCCGGGGGGTCGCCCACGTTGACGGCAAAACCATCTTCATCGATGGCGCGCTGCCGTACGAAAAAGTTATCTACAGCAGCTACCGCAAGAAGCCCAGCTACGAGAACGCGCAGACCAGCGCCGTGCTGAAAGAGAGCTTCATGCGCGCCGAGCCGCGCTGCCCGCACTTCGGCGTCTGCGGCGGCTGTTCCATGCAACACGTGGAATTCACTGCCCAGGTGGCGATCAAGCAGCGCGTGCTGGAAGACAATCTCAACCGCATCGGCAGAGTCAAGGCGGAACGCATCCTCACCCCCATCGCCGGTCCGGCCTGGCACTACCGCCACCGCGCCCGCATGTCCGCCCGCATGGTGGCCAAGAAGGGCGGCGTGCTGGTGGGCTTCCACGAGAAAAGCTCCAGCTACATCGCCGAGATGCGCGAGTGCCATATTCTGCCCAAGCACATCTCCGACCTGATCATGCCGCTGCGCGAAATGATCGCCACGCTGTCCATCAGCCAGCGCATGCCGCAAGTGGAAGTCGCGGTCGGCGACAAGCTGGACATCCTGGTGTTCCGCAATATGGACGACATCACCGAGGCCGACTTCGCCATCTTGAAGGCGTTTTCCGATCGGCACGGCTCGGCCGAGCGTCCGCTGCAAATCTGGCTGCAGCCCAAGGGCCCGGAAACCTGCTACCCGATCTATCCGCTGGATGCGCCCAAGCTGACCTACAGCATGCCGGAATACGCGGTGGAGATGCCCTACTACCCCACCGAATTCACCCAGGTGAACCCGCAGATCAATGCGGTGATGGTGGCGCGCGCGCTGAAATTCCTGGATCCGCAGCCGGGCGAACGCATCGCCGACATGTTCTGCGGCATCGGCAACTTCACCTTGCCCATCGCCCGCTCCGGCGCGGTGGTACACGGCATGGAAGGCAGCCAGCCGCTGGTGAAGCGCGCGGTGGAAAACGCCACCCACAACCAGCTGCAAGACCGCGTCAGCTACGAAATGGCCAATCTGTTCGAGGTGACCGAGGAATCATTCGCCGCGCTCGGCCAATTCGACAAGATGCTGGTGGACCCGCCGCGCGACGGCGCGGTGCAGTTGCTGAAGGCCATCACCGAGGACACCGCGCCCAAGCGCATCGTCTATGTGTCCTGTAACCCGGCCACGCTGGCGCGCGACGCCGGCATCCTGGTCAATACCAAGGGTTACACGCTGAAAGCGGCCGGCATCATCAATATGTTCCCGCACACCGCCCACGTCGAATCGGTGGCCTGGTTCGAAAAAACCAGCCCCTGCAAGACGCGCAAGGAAGTCGAGGAATTCGAGGCGATAGAAGCCGCCGAACGCGAGGCCGCCAAGGCCGCGCGCCTGGCGGAGGAAAACGCCGAGAAAGCGAAGAAAGCCGCCGAACAGGCGGAGAAGGCTGCCGCCAAGGAAGCCCGCCGCGCGCACTACTTCGCCGAGAAGGCGCGCCGCGACAGCGAAGACGCTTCCGCGCAAGCTTAA
- a CDS encoding NupC/NupG family nucleoside CNT transporter encodes MHIVQFIIGLIVVLALTQVVARDRKNIKIRSVIQLLVVEIALAFFLLNTTYGLAIVGSISGVFTKLMEFAGEGTNFAFGGIQNKGEFSFFLNVLMPIVFISVLIGILQHIRVLPIVIRAVGFVLSKVSGMGKIESFNAISSMMVGQSENFIAYKNIIHTFDEKRMYTLAATAMSTVSMSIVGSYMQMIEPRYVVTALVLNLFSTFVVLSLINPYDSALGDDELISSDTHRVSFFEMLGEYILTGFKIAVIVAAMLVGFIALISCVNFIFTSIFGINFQTMLGYVFWPFAWLMGVPTGEALTASSIMATKLVTNEFVAMLELKNQAAHLSSYTRGVLSIFLVSFANFSSIGIIAGAVKGLNEERGNMVSRFGLKLVYGSSLVSILSALIAGLVLASY; translated from the coding sequence ATGCATATCGTCCAATTCATCATCGGCCTGATCGTGGTACTGGCCCTCACCCAGGTGGTCGCCCGCGACCGCAAGAACATCAAGATCCGCTCGGTCATCCAGTTGCTGGTGGTCGAGATCGCCCTGGCGTTCTTCTTGCTCAACACCACCTACGGCTTGGCCATCGTCGGCAGCATCTCCGGCGTCTTCACCAAACTGATGGAATTCGCCGGCGAAGGCACCAACTTCGCCTTCGGCGGCATCCAGAACAAGGGCGAGTTCAGCTTCTTCCTGAACGTGCTGATGCCCATCGTGTTCATCTCGGTGCTGATCGGCATCCTGCAGCACATCCGCGTGCTGCCGATCGTGATCCGCGCCGTGGGCTTCGTGCTGTCCAAGGTCAGCGGCATGGGCAAGATCGAGTCCTTCAATGCGATCAGCTCGATGATGGTGGGCCAGTCCGAGAACTTCATCGCCTACAAGAACATCATCCACACCTTTGATGAAAAGCGCATGTACACGCTGGCCGCCACGGCGATGTCCACCGTGTCGATGTCCATCGTCGGCTCCTATATGCAGATGATCGAGCCGCGCTATGTGGTGACCGCGCTGGTGTTGAACCTGTTCAGCACCTTCGTCGTGCTGTCGCTGATCAACCCCTACGACAGCGCCCTGGGCGATGACGAACTGATCAGCAGCGACACCCATCGCGTATCTTTCTTCGAAATGCTGGGCGAATACATCCTGACCGGCTTCAAGATCGCCGTGATCGTGGCCGCCATGCTGGTGGGCTTCATCGCGCTGATTTCATGCGTCAACTTCATCTTCACCTCCATCTTCGGCATCAACTTCCAGACCATGCTGGGCTATGTGTTCTGGCCGTTCGCCTGGCTGATGGGCGTGCCGACCGGCGAAGCGCTGACCGCCAGCAGCATCATGGCCACCAAGCTGGTGACCAACGAATTCGTCGCCATGCTGGAACTGAAGAACCAGGCCGCCCACCTGTCCAGCTACACCCGCGGCGTGCTGTCGATCTTCCTGGTGTCCTTCGCCAACTTCAGCTCCATCGGCATTATCGCCGGCGCGGTGAAGGGCCTGAACGAAGAACGCGGCAATATGGTGTCCCGCTTCGGCCTGAAGCTGGTTTACGGCTCGTCCCTGGTGAGCATCCTGTCGGCCTTGATCGCCGGCCTGGTGCTGGCTTCCTACTAA
- a CDS encoding YecA family protein → MSNKPLSDQDYQRLSATLDRFADQQCMNLEKLDGFFASLLAGPEAIRPAECLPLILGDAFDDEAAFPSEKSLEQFVALLRGHWQDIADALNGGEFQPWLDADQQGEVKGNDWCEGFVAGMELLNEDWGMLFDSPENAPLLEPIMALGFERHPDAEMRPFVDGISSDLRNELLAALSPSVHGIHDFFSAVRKQLEQEELELEKQPTRH, encoded by the coding sequence ATGTCGAATAAGCCGCTCAGCGATCAGGACTACCAGCGCCTGTCCGCCACCCTGGATCGCTTCGCCGATCAGCAATGCATGAATCTGGAAAAGCTGGACGGTTTCTTCGCCTCCCTGCTGGCTGGCCCCGAAGCCATCCGTCCGGCCGAATGCCTGCCGCTGATCCTGGGCGACGCCTTCGACGACGAGGCCGCCTTTCCCAGCGAGAAATCTCTGGAGCAGTTCGTCGCCCTGCTTCGCGGCCACTGGCAAGACATCGCCGACGCGCTGAACGGCGGCGAATTCCAACCCTGGCTGGACGCCGACCAGCAAGGCGAGGTCAAGGGCAACGACTGGTGCGAAGGCTTTGTCGCCGGCATGGAGTTGCTGAACGAGGACTGGGGCATGCTGTTCGACTCGCCGGAAAACGCCCCGCTGCTGGAGCCCATCATGGCGCTGGGCTTTGAACGCCACCCCGATGCCGAGATGCGCCCCTTCGTCGACGGCATCTCCAGCGATTTGCGCAATGAATTGCTGGCCGCGCTGTCGCCCTCCGTCCACGGCATTCACGACTTTTTCTCCGCGGTTCGCAAGCAATTGGAACAGGAAGAACTGGAGTTGGAGAAACAGCCGACGCGCCACTGA
- a CDS encoding undecaprenyl-diphosphate phosphatase, whose translation MNAVEALLFAVIQGVSELFPVSSLGHGVLIPDWLHWSINRTHPDFLPFMVMLHLGTAAALLIYFRRDWIELIGGWLKAGGRASNPHARLMWLVIAGTIPAGLLGLALEKQLRALFTSTTAVLIFLTLNGLMLLWGDKLKKKTASHELSELSFVGAIKIGAGQALALLPGFSRSGATLVTGLAHGLDYASSARFSFLLATPIITAAGVLEIPKLAHKGHGSVEWGLLLACGAVAGVCAYASTWFLMRYFKKTEIESLRPFGFYCLLVGLAGLAAKLI comes from the coding sequence ATGAATGCAGTCGAAGCCTTGCTGTTCGCGGTGATTCAGGGCGTCAGCGAACTGTTTCCGGTCAGCAGCCTGGGGCATGGCGTATTGATACCGGATTGGCTGCACTGGTCCATCAACCGGACCCATCCCGACTTCCTGCCCTTCATGGTGATGCTGCATCTGGGCACCGCCGCCGCCCTGCTGATTTATTTCCGCCGCGACTGGATCGAACTGATAGGCGGCTGGCTGAAGGCCGGCGGCCGCGCCAGCAATCCGCATGCCCGGCTGATGTGGCTGGTGATAGCCGGCACCATCCCGGCCGGCTTGCTCGGACTCGCGCTGGAAAAGCAGTTGCGCGCGCTGTTCACCAGCACCACCGCCGTGCTGATTTTCCTGACGCTCAACGGCCTGATGCTGCTGTGGGGCGACAAGCTGAAAAAGAAGACCGCCTCGCACGAGCTTTCTGAACTAAGCTTCGTCGGCGCGATCAAGATCGGCGCCGGCCAGGCGCTGGCGCTGCTGCCGGGCTTCTCCCGCTCCGGCGCCACCCTGGTGACCGGCCTCGCCCACGGCCTGGATTACGCCTCTTCCGCCCGCTTCTCCTTTTTGTTGGCCACCCCCATCATCACAGCCGCCGGCGTGCTGGAAATCCCCAAGCTGGCGCACAAGGGCCACGGCTCTGTCGAGTGGGGCCTGCTGCTGGCCTGCGGGGCCGTCGCAGGGGTCTGCGCCTACGCCAGCACCTGGTTCCTGATGCGCTACTTCAAGAAAACCGAGATCGAATCCTTGCGCCCGTTTGGCTTCTACTGCCTGCTGGTGGGCCTGGCCGGACTGGCGGCCAAGTTGATCTGA
- a CDS encoding NUDIX hydrolase — MSVLEDRKHDRIPADLARRATAIIELPDGVLVTASRGGRYNLPGGKANRGELRSQALIREVREETGLRINSMLYLFDHITPFNAHKVYLCIAQGQPKPQNEIERIALVSSPDTDMDLFVEGRAILRRYAKLRNEETAKGEALRALLGLARYIAKVD; from the coding sequence ATGAGTGTTTTGGAAGATCGCAAGCATGACCGCATCCCTGCCGATTTGGCTAGACGCGCCACAGCCATCATCGAACTGCCCGATGGCGTGCTGGTGACGGCCAGCCGAGGGGGACGCTACAACCTGCCGGGCGGCAAAGCCAACCGCGGCGAGCTGCGCTCGCAGGCATTGATTCGAGAAGTGAGGGAAGAAACCGGTTTACGCATCAATTCGATGCTCTATCTGTTCGATCACATCACGCCGTTCAACGCGCACAAGGTTTATCTGTGCATCGCACAGGGCCAACCCAAGCCGCAGAACGAGATCGAGCGCATCGCGCTGGTATCCTCGCCCGACACCGATATGGATTTATTCGTGGAAGGCCGGGCCATTCTTCGCCGCTACGCCAAGTTGCGCAATGAAGAAACGGCCAAAGGCGAAGCCCTGCGCGCCTTGCTGGGCCTGGCTCGCTACATCGCGAAAGTCGATTGA
- the purU gene encoding formyltetrahydrofolate deformylase, translating into MSHAKHSATLLISAPDKKGLVAAIANFLMTYNANIMHADQHQDTSENLFLMRVQWDLDGFTLPMDSFAAAFQPIADEHGMNWKVSLSSRKPRMAIFVSQYEHCLVDLMHRWRIGELDCDIPLVISNHETCRRLVEFNGIPFHVIKVTKDNKAEAEAEQFRLLEEAGVDFIVLARYMQILSSGFVERYPDRVINIHHSFLPAFDGAKPYHRAFARGVKLIGATSHYVTEDLDEGPIIEQEVTRISHRDMVDDLVEKGRDLEKVVLSRAVRWHLDNRVLSYSNKTVVFD; encoded by the coding sequence ATGAGTCACGCAAAACATTCCGCCACGCTGCTGATCAGCGCGCCGGATAAAAAAGGCCTGGTCGCCGCCATCGCCAATTTCCTGATGACCTACAATGCCAACATCATGCATGCCGACCAGCATCAGGATACTAGCGAAAACCTGTTCCTGATGCGGGTGCAGTGGGATCTGGACGGCTTCACGCTGCCGATGGACAGTTTTGCCGCCGCTTTCCAGCCCATCGCCGACGAGCACGGCATGAACTGGAAAGTCTCGCTGTCCAGCCGCAAGCCGCGGATGGCGATTTTCGTGTCTCAGTACGAGCATTGCCTGGTGGATCTGATGCATCGCTGGCGCATTGGCGAATTGGATTGCGATATCCCTCTGGTGATTTCCAACCACGAAACCTGCCGCCGCCTGGTGGAGTTCAACGGCATTCCTTTCCACGTGATCAAGGTCACCAAGGACAACAAGGCCGAGGCCGAGGCCGAGCAGTTCCGTCTGCTGGAAGAGGCCGGCGTCGATTTCATCGTGCTGGCGCGCTATATGCAGATCTTGTCCAGCGGTTTCGTCGAGCGCTACCCGGACCGCGTCATCAATATCCATCACAGCTTCCTGCCGGCTTTCGACGGCGCCAAGCCTTACCATCGCGCTTTCGCCCGCGGCGTGAAGCTGATCGGCGCCACCAGCCACTATGTGACAGAAGATCTGGATGAAGGTCCGATCATCGAGCAGGAGGTCACCCGCATTTCGCATCGCGATATGGTGGACGATCTGGTGGAGAAGGGCCGCGACCTGGAGAAAGTGGTGTTGTCGCGCGCGGTGCGCTGGCATCTGGACAACCGCGTGCTGTCGTATAGCAACAAAACCGTGGTGTTCGACTAA
- the folD gene encoding bifunctional methylenetetrahydrofolate dehydrogenase/methenyltetrahydrofolate cyclohydrolase FolD gives MSAQLIDGKAVSEKLLDKVREGVGERLLHGKRAPALAVILVGEDPASAVYVNAKKKACEKAGIRSVAYDLPATTSQAQLLDIIDGLNADAGVDGILVQLPLPQHIDPQSVIERIDPKKDIDGFHPYNVGRLVIKMPLMRPCTPRGVMTLLEEYGIDPKGKKAVIVGASNIVGRPQALEMLLARATVTICHSATQNLAEEVAAADILVVGVGIPNFVKGEWIKPGAVVIDVGVNRLDTGKLCGDVEFAAARERAGFITPVPGGVGPMTIATLLQNTLDSANLNA, from the coding sequence ATGTCGGCACAATTGATTGATGGCAAGGCAGTATCGGAAAAACTGTTGGACAAGGTGCGCGAAGGTGTGGGCGAGCGCCTGCTGCATGGCAAACGCGCGCCGGCATTGGCGGTGATCCTGGTTGGCGAAGATCCGGCCTCGGCGGTTTATGTGAATGCCAAGAAGAAAGCCTGCGAAAAAGCGGGTATTCGTTCCGTGGCTTATGATTTGCCGGCGACGACCAGCCAAGCGCAATTGCTGGATATTATCGATGGCTTGAACGCCGATGCCGGAGTCGACGGCATTCTGGTGCAATTGCCCTTGCCGCAACATATTGATCCGCAATCGGTTATCGAGCGCATCGATCCGAAAAAGGATATCGACGGTTTCCATCCTTATAATGTAGGCCGCCTGGTAATCAAAATGCCGTTGATGCGCCCGTGCACGCCGCGCGGCGTGATGACGCTGCTGGAAGAGTATGGCATCGACCCCAAGGGCAAGAAGGCTGTCATCGTCGGCGCATCCAATATCGTGGGCCGCCCGCAAGCGCTGGAAATGCTGCTGGCGCGCGCCACGGTGACGATTTGCCATAGCGCCACCCAGAACCTGGCCGAGGAAGTGGCTGCCGCCGATATCCTGGTGGTGGGCGTGGGCATCCCCAACTTCGTCAAGGGTGAATGGATCAAGCCGGGCGCGGTGGTGATCGATGTCGGCGTCAATCGCCTGGATACCGGCAAGCTGTGCGGCGATGTGGAATTCGCCGCGGCGCGCGAGCGGGCGGGCTTCATCACGCCGGTGCCGGGCGGCGTCGGCCCGATGACCATTGCCACGCTCTTGCAGAATACGCTGGATTCAGCCAATCTGAACGCCTGA